From one Rosa rugosa chromosome 4, drRosRugo1.1, whole genome shotgun sequence genomic stretch:
- the LOC133745046 gene encoding RHOMBOID-like protein 12, mitochondrial, which translates to MITPAITHANVGHMVFNMIGLLVEFLLKLYVAGAIGGSVFYLVHHTFLNLITPTEVQRLSRTKLGASCAVNAIMLLDIFLHPTVPAVLLGIFLIGKDIPRIMEGNIHVSGSRHLGGAAVAAIAWVRLRMGLRTRAAHHGFVTGGIDLDDSVQIGVDLDDWLVLVQHHFTVDHSNDHNAEFKVDNFSVDDDGGSTPKSSSAVAIRRTPRATGPPVASGNSISSHSKAMTDLGGSAGPGDVEEVSE; encoded by the exons ATGATAACTCCTGCAATTACTCATGCGAATGTTGGGCATATGGTTTTTAACATGATCGGACT ATTGGTAGAGTTTTTGCTGAAGTTGTATGTAGCTGGAGCTATTGGTGGCTCAGTCTTTTACTTGGTGCACCATACCTTCCTGAACCTGATTACTCCAACAGAGGTACAACGATTATCAAGGACTAAGTTG GGCGCAAGTTGTGCTGTTAATGCTATCATGTTGCTTGATATATTCCTCCACCCCACAGTTCCTGCGGTGCTGCTG GGGATCTTTCTAATTGGGAAGGATATTCCAAGGATAATGGAG GGAAACATTCATGTCTCAGGATCTAGACACTTGGGCGGCGCTGCAGTAGCAGCCATAGCCTGGGTACGACTTCGGATGGGGCTTCGG ACTCGGGCCGCCCACCACGGCTTCGTCACCGGAGGAATCGACCTCGACGACTCTGTCCAGATTGGAGTCGACCTCGACGACTGGCTGGTCCTAGTCCAGCACCACTTCACCGTCGATCATAGTAACGACCACAACGCCGAATTCAAAGTCGACAATTTCTCCGTCGACGACGACGGCGGTTCCACTCCCAAGTCCTCCTCTGCCGTGGCGATTCGTCGAACACCTCGAGCTACAGGTCCACCAGTAGCATCCGGAAACTCGATCTCATCCCACTCCAAAGCGATGACTGACCTCGGTGGATCGGCTGGTCCAGGTGACGTAGAAgaggtgagtgagtga
- the LOC133746351 gene encoding RHOMBOID-like protein 12, mitochondrial, with translation MQRLLSVKLASNLPKTLSSSTTSSSLFHFQPHKTFSLTKPPQNLFFSSFPTHPLQHQHNLSQKVHGFFSNPLLRKHFSLDSANTLLRVSSKRLSYCRLAFLQRKTPKQNFQFFPSSDAHLSARRSWYGRVSSNDVLLGLILANFAVFLLWKIADPVFMVKNFTLSLYSITSGRLHTLITSAFSHLVVEDILLNMFLLSVFGNDVGRTFGPEFLLKLYLAGAIGGSVFYLVQYVLLASKDGDLSNSPILTLGAQGAVTAVMYFDLLQLCTRIPAFLYYLNILLMAYQIGDSISRIIQGNSSSGNAHVGGAAVATIAWVRLRMGLRVF, from the exons ATGCAGAGGCTTCTTTCTGTGAAATTGGCCTCAAACCTCCCTAAAACCCTCTCAAGCTCCACCACAAGCTCTTCTCTTTTCCACTTTCAGCCTCACAAAACCTTCTCCTTGACCAAACCACCCCAAAACCTCTTCTTTAGCTCCTTTCCCACACACCCACTTCAGCATCAGCACAATCTCAGTCAGAAAGTTCATGGCTTTTTCTCCAACCCATTACTCAGAAAGCACTTTTCTTTGGATTCCGCAAATACCCTTCTGAGAGTATCAAGCAAGAGGCTTTCGTATTGCAGGCTTGCCTTTCTCCAAAGAAAAACTCCCAAACAGAACTTTCAGTTCTTCCCAAGTTCTGATGCTCATCTGAGTGCTAG GAGATCATGGTATGGGAGGGTATCCAGTAATGACGTGCTTTTGGGATtgattttagctaattttgctGTTTTTCTTTTATGGAAGATAGCAGATCCTGTATTCATGGTCAAGAATTTTACT CTCTCACTATACAGTATCACAAGTGGACGTCTTCACACATTGATAACTTCTGCATTTAGTCACTTGGTTGTTGAGGATATTCTTCTCAACATGTTCCTACTCTCTGTATTTGGGAACGAT GTTGGAAGAACTTTTGGCCCTGAATTTTTGCTAAAGTTGTATCTAGCTGGAGCTATTGGTGGCTCAGTCTTTTACTTGGTGCAATATGTCCTGCTCGCATCAAAG GACGGAGACCTTTCAAACAGTCCCATATTGACATTG GGCGCACAAGGTGCTGTTACTGCTGTGATGTACTTTGACTTGTTACAACTCTGCACACGCATCCCAGCTTTCCTCTACTATCTGAACATATTACTG ATGGCCTATCAAATTGGGGATTCCATTTCAAGGATCATACAG GGAAACAGTAGCTCAGGAAATGCACATGTGGGCGGCGCCGCAGTAGCAACTATTGCCTGGGTACGACTTCGGATGGGGCTTCGGGTATTCTAA
- the LOC133746350 gene encoding transcription termination factor MTERF15, mitochondrial → MGMRVLNRTLLTRFTFTSTPKQNPSLTNLKFQSFSSNPLNPRFSIQISNLLQRYGFPSSIVHNFISKNQFLLNSDLHDLDKSLVILSSFKFDQSSLVSLICDCPGVLDFELLKKWELGFSKLGLLGASPLMIKSVLEQSKRFQIDPDGVFRSVKALRGLGFKDGTVCRVLEGFPGVVLMNEREIDERIEFLVGFGIPRDGIDRVLCCFPGVLGFGVEDRLKPLLCEFKDFGFGKDVIRREIVKQPRVLGMEFGEFSWCLEWLRTLKCREPIKEKIFSNGEFRAGFEVKLRVDCLCKHGLIRREAFEVLWKEPRSIIYKVEDIERKIEFLTHEMKFNIRCLVEVPEYLGVNFEKQIVPRFTVIEHLRSKGGLGCEVGLKGLIKPSRLRFYNLYVKPYPDCETIFGRLSGDGKVRNQHPAGLWKLFKPPSYPESKDDVKNTKSFMESLAH, encoded by the coding sequence ATGGGTATGAGGGTTCTAAACAGAACCCTTCTCACCCGCTTTACATTCACTTCAACCCCCAAACAAAACCCATCTCTCACAAACCTAAAGTTCCAATCTTTTTCATCAAATCCACTAAACCCCAGATTTTCAATACAAATTTCCAATCTACTCCAAAGGTACGGCTTTCCATCTTCCATTGTTCACAATTTCATATCAAAGAATCAATTTTTACTCAATTCAGATTTGCATGACTTAGACAAGTCTCTGGTTATTCTTTCATCCTTCAAATTTGATCAGAGTTCCCTTGTTTCATTGATATGTGATTGCCCTGGGGTTTTGGATTTTGAGCTTCTTAAGAAATGGGAACTGGGTTTCTCAAAATTGGGGCTTTTGGGTGCTTCCCCGTTGATGATCAAGAGTGTTTTGGAGCAATCTAAGAGGTTTCAGATTGACCCAGATGGTGTTTTTAGGAGTGTGAAGGCTTTgaggggtttagggtttaaggaTGGTACTGTCTGTAGGGTTTTAGAGGGGTTTCCAGGAGTGGTTTTGATGAATGAGAGGGAGATAGATGAGAGAATTGAGTTCTTGGTGGGATTTGGGATTCCGAGGGATGGAATTGATCGGGTTCTTTGTTGTTTTCCAGGGGTTTTAGGATTTGGGGTTGAAGATAGATTAAAGCCATTGCTCTGTGAGTTCAAAGACTTTGGCTTTGGTAAGGATGTTATTAGGAGAGAGATTGTTAAACAGCCAAGAGTTCTTGGCATGGAATTCGGTGAGTTTTCGTGGTGTTTGGAATGGTTGAGGACTTTGAAATGTAGGGAGCCTATCAAGGAGAAGATTTTCAGTAATGGAGAATTTCGAGCTGGGTTtgaagtgaaattgagagttgaCTGCTTGTGCAAACATGGGTTGATCAGAAGAGAGGCTTTCGAAGTGTTGTGGAAGGAGCCAAGGTCAATCATATATAAGGTGGAGGACATTGAGAGGAAGATTGAGTTTTTAACACATGAGATGAAATTCAATATCCGTTGTTTGGTTGAAGTTCCGGAGTACTTGGGAGTGAATTTTGAGAAGCAAATCGTTCCTCGGTTCACTGTGATAGAGCATTTGCGATCAAAAGGAGGGCTTGGTTGTGAGGTGGGGTTAAAGGGTCTGATCAAGCCTAGCAGGCTTAGATTCTACAACCTGTATGTCAAGCCATATCCGGATTGTGAAACAATATTTGGAAGACTTTCAGGAGATGGTAAAGTTCGAAACCAACATCCTGCTGGACTTTGGAAGCTTTTTAAGCCACCAAGTTATCCAGAATCGAAAGATGATGTGAAGAACACAAAGTCATTTATGGAATCACTGGCTCACTGA